From the Cohaesibacter sp. ES.047 genome, one window contains:
- a CDS encoding NAD(P)H-hydrate dehydratase, translating to MVEALEHVVEILTPEQMGKADQLTIESGTPGIELMQVAGKAVADAAIDLLEERTGSGASGMVCILCGPGNNGGDGFVAAQLLEEEGWSVLLGCLVDVEELSGDARLAADEWGDEVFSISPRLWEDADLVIDALFGAGLTRPITGELAEIVDALNKSGLPILSVDLPSGVDGRSGQIGGAAVRADGTVTFFRKKPGHLLYPGKASCGHVDCVDIGIKDEVLDESGSCALENAPSLWLDNWPEALKPLASIALGRLADHKFHRGHCLVLCGDQFHSGAARLAARSALRAGAGLVTLAPPTNAAALVASCVTAVMVEPVDDADALDAALARRSHDVIVAGPALGTDSGRRQLLYRTLEKDLSILIDADAISCLSDGIEAGEISLAILKDSPAALSGCLVMTPHEGEFARLFPDLSHRVREDKGLSKLDCALLAAKRSGAVVVLKGADSVIASPDGQAVIHSQGIPYLATAGSGDVLIGVVAGLMAQGMPTLDAACAGVWLHGRAGRSFGPGLIAEDLPELLPQIYEQLGELIPSDFNASEWLGMDD from the coding sequence ATGGTTGAAGCGCTGGAGCATGTCGTGGAGATCCTCACGCCCGAGCAAATGGGCAAAGCTGATCAGCTCACAATAGAGAGTGGAACGCCCGGCATCGAGCTGATGCAGGTGGCTGGCAAGGCCGTGGCCGATGCCGCGATCGATCTCTTGGAGGAGAGGACCGGCTCGGGGGCTTCGGGTATGGTCTGCATCCTGTGTGGTCCGGGCAACAATGGCGGCGATGGATTTGTTGCCGCGCAATTGCTCGAGGAAGAAGGCTGGAGTGTCCTTCTGGGCTGCCTGGTTGATGTGGAGGAGCTGTCAGGAGATGCGCGGCTCGCCGCCGATGAGTGGGGCGATGAGGTGTTCTCGATTTCGCCGCGTCTCTGGGAGGACGCCGATCTGGTGATTGATGCCTTGTTCGGTGCCGGTTTGACGCGGCCAATCACTGGCGAGTTGGCCGAGATTGTTGATGCGCTCAACAAGAGCGGCTTGCCGATTCTCTCTGTCGATTTGCCCAGCGGTGTCGATGGGCGCAGTGGTCAGATCGGTGGAGCCGCTGTTCGCGCGGATGGCACGGTGACCTTTTTCCGCAAGAAGCCGGGGCATCTGCTCTATCCGGGTAAGGCCTCTTGCGGTCATGTGGATTGTGTCGATATCGGTATCAAGGACGAGGTTCTCGACGAGAGCGGCTCTTGTGCTTTGGAGAATGCGCCGTCCCTGTGGCTCGACAACTGGCCTGAAGCGCTGAAACCTCTGGCAAGTATCGCGTTGGGGCGGCTGGCTGATCACAAGTTTCATCGCGGGCATTGTCTGGTGCTGTGCGGCGATCAGTTTCACAGTGGGGCTGCGCGACTTGCAGCCCGTTCTGCCTTGCGGGCCGGCGCCGGGTTAGTGACTTTGGCGCCTCCCACCAATGCTGCGGCGCTTGTGGCCTCCTGTGTGACGGCGGTGATGGTCGAGCCTGTTGATGACGCGGATGCGCTTGACGCGGCGCTCGCACGCCGAAGCCATGATGTGATTGTTGCCGGGCCGGCACTCGGTACTGATAGTGGCCGCCGCCAGTTGCTCTATCGTACTCTGGAGAAGGATCTTTCGATTCTGATCGACGCCGATGCCATTAGTTGCCTGTCTGACGGGATCGAGGCGGGTGAGATTTCCCTTGCGATCTTGAAGGACAGCCCTGCCGCGCTTTCAGGCTGTCTCGTCATGACGCCCCATGAAGGTGAGTTTGCGCGGCTGTTTCCTGATCTGTCCCACAGAGTGCGTGAGGACAAGGGGCTGTCAAAGCTCGATTGTGCCTTACTTGCGGCCAAGCGTAGCGGCGCTGTGGTTGTGCTCAAGGGTGCAGACAGCGTGATCGCCAGCCCGGACGGGCAGGCGGTGATCCACAGTCAGGGGATCCCGTATCTGGCGACCGCCGGGAGTGGGGATGTGCTGATTGGCGTTGTCGCTGGCCTGATGGCTCAGGGGATGCCGACCCTTGATGCGGCTTGTGCGGGCGTCTGGCTGCATGGCCGGGCCGGGCGATCCTTTGGGCCGGGTTTGATCGCAGAGGATCTGCCGGAGCTTCTTCCGCAGATCTATGAACAACTGGGAGAGTTGATCCCGTCTGACTTCAATGCCTCTGAATGGCTCGGCATGGACGACTGA
- a CDS encoding P-II family nitrogen regulator: MKKIEAIIKPFKLDEVKEALQEVGLQGITVIEAKGFGRQKGHTELYRGAEYVVDFLPKVKVEVILSDDQVDQAIEAIQKAAQTGRIGDGKIFISSVEQAIRIRTGETGDEAI, from the coding sequence ATGAAAAAGATTGAGGCAATCATTAAACCCTTCAAACTTGATGAAGTGAAGGAAGCGCTGCAGGAAGTTGGTCTGCAGGGCATCACCGTCATCGAAGCCAAGGGTTTTGGCCGCCAAAAAGGCCATACCGAACTATATCGCGGCGCCGAGTATGTCGTAGACTTCCTCCCAAAGGTCAAAGTCGAAGTCATTCTTTCTGACGATCAGGTCGATCAGGCAATCGAAGCCATCCAGAAAGCGGCCCAGACCGGGCGCATCGGCGATGGCAAGATCTTCATTTCCTCTGTGGAACAGGCGATTCGCATTCGTACCGGCGAGACTGGCGACGAAGCTATCTGA